The proteins below are encoded in one region of Brevundimonas fontaquae:
- the ruvB gene encoding Holliday junction branch migration DNA helicase RuvB yields MTRVISPEAETGESFDRALRPQTLSEFVGQSQAKGNLKVFIDAARGRAEALDHVLLFGPPGLGKTTLAQIVSRELGVGFRATSGPILAKAGDLAAILTNLEPRDVLFIDEIHRLSPQVEEILYPAMEDHVLDLIIGEGPSARSVRIDLAPFTLVGATTRAGLLATPLRDRFGIPLRLEFYTPDELTAVVRGTARKMGAAIDEAGAREIASRARGTPRIAGRLLRRVRDFASAEGAETISKLVAARALARLEVDEAGLDSLDRRFLKALIENYGGGPVGMDTLAAAIAEARDAVEDVIEPYLLQQGFIMRTPRGRMACAKAYAHLGLSAPAQPAAGPVPGDLFE; encoded by the coding sequence ATGACCCGCGTCATCTCCCCCGAGGCCGAGACCGGCGAATCCTTCGATCGCGCGCTGCGGCCGCAGACGTTGTCGGAGTTCGTCGGCCAGTCCCAAGCCAAGGGCAATCTGAAGGTCTTCATCGATGCGGCGCGCGGGCGGGCCGAGGCGCTGGACCATGTGCTGCTGTTCGGACCGCCGGGACTGGGCAAGACGACGCTGGCGCAGATCGTGTCGCGCGAGCTGGGCGTGGGGTTCCGGGCGACCTCCGGGCCGATCCTGGCCAAGGCGGGCGACCTGGCGGCGATCCTGACCAACCTCGAGCCGCGCGACGTCCTGTTCATCGACGAGATCCATCGCTTAAGCCCTCAGGTCGAGGAGATCCTGTATCCGGCCATGGAGGATCATGTGCTGGACCTGATCATCGGCGAGGGGCCGTCGGCGCGTTCGGTGCGGATCGACCTGGCGCCGTTCACCCTGGTGGGGGCGACGACGCGGGCGGGCCTGTTGGCTACGCCGCTCAGGGACCGGTTCGGCATTCCGCTGCGACTGGAGTTCTACACCCCCGACGAACTGACGGCGGTGGTGCGCGGCACGGCGCGCAAGATGGGCGCAGCCATCGACGAGGCGGGCGCGCGCGAGATCGCGTCGCGGGCGCGGGGCACGCCGCGCATCGCCGGGCGCCTGCTGCGCCGGGTGCGGGATTTCGCCTCGGCCGAAGGGGCGGAGACGATCTCCAAGCTGGTGGCGGCGCGGGCGCTGGCGCGACTGGAGGTGGACGAGGCCGGGCTGGACAGCCTGGACCGGCGCTTCCTGAAGGCGTTGATCGAGAACTATGGCGGCGGGCCGGTCGGGATGGACACCCTGGCGGCCGCCATCGCCGAGGCGCGCGACGCGGTCGAGGACGTGATCGAACCCTATCTGCTGCAACAGGGCTTCATCATGCGCACCCCGCGCGGCCGCATGGCCTGCGCCAAGGCCTATGCGCATCTCGGCCTCAGCGCGCCGGCGCAACCCGCCGCCGGACCGGTGCCGGGCGACCTGTTCGAATAG
- the ruvA gene encoding Holliday junction branch migration protein RuvA, which translates to MIGRLRGVLAEVGEAECLIDCAGVGYVVSCGARTLGRLPAPGDEATVHVHSQWSEDAGPRLYGFLTRDERRAFTTLLAIQGVGPKAALAVLDVLPPGELASAVAREDKAAVARANGVGPKLALRIVTELKGKPLGDVSFAPVAPGMHVEIAPPVPSITGEAVSALLGLGVAEVNARRAVDQALIRLGEEAELSAVIRAALQELGR; encoded by the coding sequence GTGATCGGGCGGTTGAGAGGCGTGCTGGCCGAGGTCGGCGAGGCGGAATGCCTGATCGACTGCGCCGGCGTGGGCTATGTCGTGTCGTGCGGGGCGCGGACGCTGGGGCGACTGCCGGCGCCGGGCGACGAGGCGACGGTGCATGTCCATTCCCAGTGGAGCGAGGATGCGGGGCCGCGCCTGTATGGATTTCTGACGCGCGACGAGCGGCGGGCCTTCACGACCCTGCTGGCCATTCAGGGCGTGGGGCCCAAGGCGGCGCTGGCGGTGCTGGACGTTCTGCCGCCTGGCGAACTGGCGTCGGCGGTGGCGCGCGAGGACAAGGCGGCGGTGGCGCGGGCCAACGGGGTGGGACCGAAGCTGGCGCTGCGGATCGTGACCGAGCTGAAGGGCAAGCCCTTGGGTGACGTCAGTTTTGCGCCTGTCGCACCTGGCATGCACGTCGAGATCGCACCGCCCGTTCCGTCCATCACCGGCGAGGCCGTGTCGGCCCTGCTTGGACTGGGCGTCGCCGAGGTCAATGCGCGCCGGGCCGTGGATCAGGCTTTGATCCGTCTGGGCGAAGAGGCGGAGCTGTCGGCGGTGATCCGCGCGGCGCTGCAGGAGTTGGGGCGGTGA
- the ruvC gene encoding crossover junction endodeoxyribonuclease RuvC, whose translation MANEPVRIIGLDPGLRRTGWGVVVSDGARLRWVAHGVVAPPETAPFSERLLHLFEALGTICADHGCEEAAVEEVFVNVNPSSTLKLGHARAAVMLAPAKAGLTVAEYSPNLIKKAVVGAGHADKSQIAFMVKRLLPTAGDVKADAADALAVAITHAQLRKRSLLEAMHRGAA comes from the coding sequence ATGGCGAACGAACCTGTCAGAATCATCGGCCTGGACCCCGGTCTGCGACGCACCGGCTGGGGGGTCGTCGTGTCGGATGGCGCGCGCCTGAGGTGGGTGGCGCACGGGGTGGTGGCCCCGCCCGAGACCGCGCCGTTCAGCGAGCGTCTGCTGCATCTTTTCGAGGCGCTGGGAACGATCTGCGCCGACCACGGCTGCGAGGAGGCGGCGGTGGAAGAAGTGTTCGTCAATGTGAACCCGTCCTCGACGCTGAAGCTGGGTCATGCGCGGGCGGCGGTGATGCTGGCGCCGGCCAAGGCGGGCCTGACGGTGGCGGAATATTCGCCGAACCTGATCAAAAAGGCGGTGGTGGGCGCAGGCCATGCGGACAAGAGCCAGATCGCCTTCATGGTCAAACGGCTGCTGCCGACCGCGGGCGACGTGAAGGCGGATGCGGCCGACGCCCTGGCGGTTGCGATCACCCATGCGCAGCTCAGGAAGCGGTCCCTGCTGGAAGCGATGCACCGGGGGGCGGCGTGA
- a CDS encoding MgtC/SapB family protein — protein MNLGSLEGAVLPILGAVIAGGVIGFEREWRGRAAGLRTHILVSLASALLMLAAMSQADWAFRALPDENIVTDPTRMAHGVLTGIGFLCAGVIFRTGFSIHGLTTAASLWINSAIGILFGAGLYALGTAATAVTALILIGLRLINGRLPARTVVDAEVCWERREASPEPAIEAALKAIDADARHDRFELIDGQTVRRTWRLKAAEESQLKRLAEQLCAIPGVVAYSLDPRDD, from the coding sequence ATGAATCTGGGTAGTCTGGAAGGCGCCGTCCTGCCGATCCTCGGCGCGGTGATCGCGGGCGGGGTCATCGGCTTCGAGCGCGAATGGCGGGGCCGGGCGGCGGGCCTGAGAACGCACATCTTGGTGAGCCTGGCGTCGGCCCTGCTGATGCTGGCGGCCATGTCGCAGGCGGACTGGGCGTTCCGCGCCCTGCCCGACGAGAACATCGTCACAGACCCGACGCGGATGGCGCACGGCGTGCTGACGGGGATCGGGTTCTTGTGCGCAGGCGTGATCTTCCGCACCGGGTTTTCGATCCACGGGCTGACCACGGCGGCGTCGCTGTGGATCAACTCGGCGATCGGCATTCTGTTCGGGGCAGGCCTCTATGCGCTGGGGACGGCGGCGACGGCGGTCACGGCGCTGATTCTGATCGGCTTGAGGCTGATCAATGGGCGTTTGCCGGCGCGCACGGTGGTGGACGCAGAAGTGTGCTGGGAACGGCGCGAGGCGTCTCCGGAGCCGGCGATCGAGGCGGCGCTGAAAGCCATCGATGCGGACGCGCGACACGACCGGTTCGAGCTGATCGATGGACAGACCGTTCGACGGACTTGGCGATTGAAGGCTGCCGAGGAAAGCCAGCTGAAGCGGCTGGCGGAACAGCTGTGCGCCATACCGGGCGTGGTCGCCTACAGCCTGGACCCGCGCGACGACTGA
- a CDS encoding hemerythrin domain-containing protein: MDITQLILDDHAEQRRLFAIIEQIDPKDTDALSAVWSRLSAFLDVHAEAEERFFYPELLKQGEGANDAEDGTVEGETEDAIEDHNKLRDAVKAVEKHKVGTKAWFDAVGEANVVNSKHMGEEERQGLTDFRMNADVETRHELAVKFAAFEAEYITGVKPVNKDPETYIEKHG; the protein is encoded by the coding sequence ATGGACATCACCCAGCTGATCCTCGACGACCATGCCGAACAGCGTCGGCTGTTTGCGATCATCGAACAGATCGACCCCAAGGACACCGATGCGCTGAGCGCCGTCTGGTCGCGGTTGTCGGCGTTCCTGGATGTGCACGCCGAGGCCGAGGAGCGGTTCTTCTATCCCGAGCTGCTGAAGCAGGGCGAGGGCGCCAATGACGCCGAGGACGGCACGGTCGAGGGCGAGACCGAGGACGCCATCGAGGACCACAACAAGCTGCGCGATGCCGTCAAGGCTGTCGAAAAGCACAAGGTCGGCACCAAGGCCTGGTTCGACGCCGTGGGCGAGGCGAACGTCGTCAACTCCAAACACATGGGCGAGGAAGAGCGGCAGGGGCTGACCGACTTCCGCATGAACGCCGATGTCGAGACGCGCCATGAGCTGGCGGTGAAGTTCGCCGCCTTCGAGGCCGAGTACATCACCGGCGTCAAGCCGGTGAACAAAGACCCCGAGACCTATATCGAAAAGCACGGCTGA